tttaaaaaaacaaatctTGGGCTTAATCCAGTCTTATAATTTAtctaataatacaaatataaaatttgaaaatagtATTTTTGAGCATATGCTACTTgttatacataaaaaaaaaaaactaaatgATGAATTTAAAGATATCaattatgaaaattcttttattaatcTTAATGAAACTATACATATgaatataagaaaaaatctTCCAAATAATTCTACCACAAATCTGCAAGATCATATTATCAAAACTAGGAAAAGTTCACAGGGTGCATCTGCTAATACAAAACACAAAGAAACCGAGAAAACGACTAAGCTCAGAAATAACAATCAACAAAATGATgctaatgataaaaaaatagacgaaaatatttataaacaaGGGACAAAAAACATCgtattaaatgaaaatgatgaagaaaaatatacatcAGACAATGAAAACACATCATATGGTATACACATaaatgattatataaatcaaaatGAAGACGACGAAGATAGTAATGTaagtattataaataaatcaaatgaaaatagtaacaaacaaattaataaacatatttatgaaatagAATCCAGTCCCAAACCTAAGAGAACTACTAAGTTAACAAAATTACAAtcaattatgaaaaaagaaaatggaaaaaccataaataataatgaaggTAAAAATATACCTATAAATGAATTGCCTAAAGAATCAATAGATCATTCTTTAAATAGttcattaaataataacaatgcTGAAGATAATGATGACATATCTATCATATcagaaaacaaaatgaaaatgaactATTTTGATGAACATGAGGAAGATGACGATGACTCTATTTCTGACATAATGCCAGGAATGTCACCTATGAAGatgcaaaaaaaaggaagaaGCGAATTATCGACCCCTATTTCGTACGCTGATGATTTGATGAATTTTTGATCTTTCattgtttaatttttacGTAATATTTAGTGTACgtgcatatatacatatttatgaatatcATTTGGTTTAATgactattttttaattttgaaagTCTGATTATGttattaatatgaaaaaaataacaaattgtatttaaaagtttcaaaaatattttatttcaattaGGTAGCTCTGCTACTAAAGAAACGAAATAACCACTTATACATAAAAACCCCAAAAAGTTCAAATGTAAATATCATAATTTGGGAATCAAATTTAAcctaataaatgaaaattccAACTTAGTAAAAGCAAATATGTATAGTACCGTTTAATTATGCCTCAGATACGCAAATAGTTATATCtctaataatgaaattgtAAATAGAACAActgataatatatgtagGTAAATGAGGCGATCTATATTATCTACacttcattttatttatctcTTAACCACATAGTATACTTAGTAAATATCACTCAAATGATTAGTATGGTCTAATTTCAAAATACTTATACGTTTTCGATCTTTTTCTCGGTGTTCTACCATGTTTTCCACCTCCTCCTCTACCTCTACCTTTTCTATAACTTCCAATAAAATGATGATCTGTATATGCTTTATCAAATGATTTAGcttcttttaatttatcaataaaagctttttttaatattttatttttggtGTGCCATAAATTTAAACCTGTAATTTCTGTGTTTATTGGAAATTGTTGTCTTTGTGGGTGTAATGATTTATCATTAGGTAAATAATATGGAGAATATTTACCtgattctttatttttatataattcatataatctttttttttttaaatgttgAAATATagcataataataatcacTTTGTTGAAACCTCGTCATGAATATTTTCCATGGTAATGTAAAAGTCCTTATATTTGGATgggataaataaaaatacataacatttcttaatttttctCCGAAATTTGATCGAAGTTCTTCTGGGGGGGTTCGCAAAATATAGTTATCAAAACCTCCTGCATCATCAATAGCATGTAATGCACTAGTTGTTATACGGACGCTTGGTATAATAGTATTTAATATGTTACTTacaatatgttttttaaatacattaggttttatttttattcttgttttttttaaagaatatGATACTTtagtataataattataatctTCATCATGGTAAAGACCAGTTTGTGATGCTGCTGATGGTACTCTACCATATGCCTTAACAGGAATAGGAtgaattatttgtttttttttgaatccCTTTTTATGACTTTTTCCAAGTCttcttaaatattttccgaataaatttaaattttta
This DNA window, taken from Plasmodium berghei ANKA genome assembly, chromosome: 13, encodes the following:
- a CDS encoding mitochondrial ribosomal protein L28 precursor, putative produces the protein MPKNLNLFGKYLRRLGKSHKKGFKKKQIIHPIPVKAYGRVPSAASQTGLYHDEDYNYYTKVSYSLKKTRIKIKPNVFKKHIVSNILNTIIPSVRITTSALHAIDDAGGFDNYILRTPPEELRSNFGEKLRNVMYFYLSHPNIRTFTLPWKIFMTRFQQSDYYYAIFQHLKKKRLYELYKNKESGKYSPYYLPNDKSLHPQRQQFPINTEITGLNLWHTKNKILKKAFIDKLKEAKSFDKAYTDHHFIGSYRKGRGRGGGGKHGRTPRKRSKTYKYFEIRPY